Part of the Lolium rigidum isolate FL_2022 chromosome 6, APGP_CSIRO_Lrig_0.1, whole genome shotgun sequence genome, TAATGGCATTGTACAATGAACTTACATAGAATTTTCTATTGGattgtaagttccaacgaaattcatcttGCCCTTTAGACAACTGGATGGATTCCAAACGCAACAGTAAGGCGTTCCATGCATGAAGTCTGGGACCGATTAAATCTCGTCTAAACATCACAACTGGAGGTGACGTTGCTATTACTaatgcaatggtatcacttttgcgacgcACAATGCGGTATAACGCTGGATATTGTTCAGAGAGAGGCCTATTCCCTAGCCatgtatcctcccagaaccgtatctgcgaTCCACCCTTAATAATGAGTACCATATCTGAAGAAAAACTTCTTCGTTGCCATTAAgccagcccaaaaatgcgaatCTCCCAGTTTCCAAATGATTTGGGATAGCGCTTTATCGCCGATGTACTTTCTTCTAAGCATGGTCTGCCATACACCATCTTCGGTAAGTAGCTTAAAAAGCCACTTACCTAATAAGGTTGAGTTCTtgacttcaagatcatgaactccTAGCCCACCCATATCTTTAGATCGGCATACGACAGACCATttgaccagtcgatatttcttttttttcacTATCTCCTGCCAAAAAAATCTCGATCTATAATAATCAAGCTTGTGTAATACACCTTTAAGAGAGTGAAATGAATCGGATGAGATCTGAATGACCGAAGTCAACTAAGTGGAGACTTAGGAATACAAGGACACATGGGGTTGTCCCCTCACCCACTCCCTATAAAAGGAGAAATGCAGTTGCAATGGCTTGAATCCCATCCTGGTCTGATCCAGTCCAAGGAAAGGACTTGTCTTGGAAGGCTAGTTGGTACGCGCCACCACCTACCCTTTTGTCATCGTTTCACCCTATATGTGTGTAAACCGGCAGAGGCACCACACCTGTGGTGTTCTAGGAGGCGGAGTAACTAGAGTAGGAGAAGGACAATAAGCCAGCAGCGGAGCAAGCTCAGTGAAATTCTTGTCTTCACCAAGAAGGACAAGGATGAGAAGTCTGAGACGAGCACAAGGATTGCATTACCCCGAGGGACGTGCCACCGACTTTTGCACGAGCGCGATAGCAGTAAGATCCATGGCCTGTCACTTGAGTCGGGTCCTTAGCGACATCTGACCAGAGCCAATGGGGATTTTTTTGTTGCTCTTCCTGCTCCGAACACGGGACCCAACATACTTATCAAAAAACACACTTAGGACAATATACCCCTAAAATACATCCCTTGGTTCTCACGTTTGTGCGCTCAAGGTCGCAACCTTCAAAGGGGCCTACCACCTCTTGTCCACAACTCGAGGTTGAAGTCGATTACTATAATTATTGTGTCCCTCGATTTAGTGTCCAACTCCCAAGAACGTGGTCATCAAGCACACCCTTTAATTTATCGATATTTTCGCGTACCCCGTATTCATGTTGTTTCTTCATGATAACAACATTGGTGCCCGACCATGGGCATTCACTAACCTGAAGATGTGCCTCCTCCAACATTCTGTAACTAGGCAAATCAGAAACTCAGGTCAAGTTCAAGACCCCTGGATCATCACTTTCAACAAACGACTAGTGGCTTCAAAGGAAGATCAATGGCTCCAGGCCTACAATGGCACGTCATGAGTCATATGTATCTCATCTCTCATGTGAAGGCAAGAACTCTCCCTAGGGGTGACACCGATTCCTTAAGGTGATTAGTTCAGACATCGGGTTCAGGTACTGAATTCGAAGGTCATGAAAAGGATATCGAGTGTGGTGCATATCAGTCGGAACAAATCCTAGATGCGTCTTCCAGCGGTCACCTTTGTTCGAGGATGTCACAGCCCTCAATGGGACCTAGGCCCCTCTAGTTCGTGAGTCGAGGCTGGACCCGATTACTAAAAATATCGTGTCAAATGTTTTTGTGTATGTTATCCATCAACACGATTGTCAAGCATGCCCTGAGTGTGATATCGATCGGTACCCGGAATTGTTTCACTACTACACACAACAGAGGTCGAGTTGACAACTCGACATCGCTCTTGAGAACCCCTTCCGTGCATGTTCGTCCTAACTGAGAGGAACAAGAGTCAACTTCCCGCCATACATCTCCGGTACCTGGCTCTCGTCTAGCTCCCGCTTCAGCGTCTCCTCCAGTTTCTTGTCGTCGATGAACACGAACTGCATCGCGCACATACATAACCGATTGAGAAGAAAAGAAGTAATAACACATATCAGACGATctggagtatatatatatatatatatatacgttcTTGGCAGCGATGGAGCTTGTACAAACCTTGTCCTTGGTGTTGGCGTCGATGAAGGGCTGCACCATTTTCCACGCCTTCATGAACAAGTAGGGGACGTGGATCATGAGCGCCTTGCCCAGCCTCTCCGGGTAGTAGTTCTGCATGATCTCAATGGCCGCGATGTAGGCCCGGACGTCGCAGTTGGCGTACCCCCATCCCTTGAGGTCCACGATGCACAGAAACTTCTCCTGCCCTCGAGGGATCCTGCAAAATCAAATTCGATTCGATTCAGGTCAAAACAAAATTCAATTCAATGTGCCATTCCACTGCAAAAATCGTTCAGACACATGAGGCAGGCAGACTGTTGTAAGTGCAGTAGTAGGAGTACCTGGCGCAGATATTGTCGAGCAGATAGACGATAAATCCTGCACAAAGTTATTTCGAAGAAAAATCATCATAAGATTCTGCTGTGGGGTTACTGGTTAGCAACCAACATCATGTTAGCTCGATGTGCAGGTTGGGGTGCACGTACGCTTGAATGTGGCCATGTCGCGGTTGGCCGAGAAGTGCCTGGCGGGGAAGGCAAGCATGACGGGCCGGCCGGCGCGGTCGACGCCGGCCATGGAGACCTTCTGGCCGGCGATGTCCGACCGCACCTGCTCCGCCGGAATGGCGCCGTCCGGcacggcctcgcgcctccacgcGACGAACTTGAGCAGCATCGTCGACGCCTTGCCCACGTCCTGGTCGCGCGCGCGCAGGAATCTCCGAAGCGTCAGGTTGTCCACCTCCTGCACGCAGTTCAGCTTTTTTTGTGAGAGGAAAAAATTTAGTAGCACTGAATTCTTCTGGCCGTCCCATGTGACTTTGTGATACGATCATATTCGATTATGTGACTATGTGTATGTTTGCTTAACTATTCATCGCGAATGGTATTAAGTCGCCTATGCTTCACGTGGCCACGACTTTCCTACTTGTGGTGTATAATGTATACGATTGTTCAGTCAACGATCAGCTTGTTGACGAGTCCCTATCAGCGAGCTTAACTAATATGTCCTTACACCATGCCAACAGCTGCTAAAGATTCTAACAACAGTACTGATGATAGCTCTCTATGTATTGTTATTGGCAAATTAAAGGAACATGTCACCGGCCATGTCATTATATTATACTAATACAATCTGTTTTTTGTGCTCCCAAAGATCAGGAAGAAGAAGCAGACTAGCATAAACCACAAGAACATAGGGATTATTGCATGGTTGCAGATCGGTCGATCACGGGCCGTGAGACAGCAGAAATCTGTCAAGCATCGCCCCTCAAAATGAAGATGACGggaagaggatgaagatcttTTTTTCGAGAATGAAGAGAACGAAGAATGATTGAGTGAATCAATGAACTGTCGAGTAAGAAGAACGTACCTTGGCTTGTGGGTCCTGGGCTCCAGCCATGGCCTTGAGCTCGGCGACCTTGAGCCACTCCCCTTCCCCTGCATCCCCTGCTCCTCTCACGCTCGCCATCTCCTCctgctccttctcctcctcctccacctagaGCGCGGAGGAATAGCCGGAGAGGAGAAAGATGGTGGATGCCCTGTTCCGTCtgcagaggagaaggagagagagagagtactaCAATGGTGCCGGTATGCACCGGACGGCCTTGACTACAGAGGTGCTAATACTCGGGTGGGAGAGTCGACCGGTGGAATTTATAAGCGAGAGGTTTCCAGGGATTCTTGGCTTCCTCTCCTTGTCCTAGCCTGGGTTTGCATTTGTTTTCTTGCACACGTGAAAACTTTTACGacttttagagcatcttcactcgcGTCCTCTAAATCGTCCCCAAACGGTGTCGGATtgaacgtttgggggacgtcgctccccagccgcgtccttcaaacaccgcccccaaacattaaaatactcttatttcgttatttttgcacttttatttcaataaagagaagaaatattccacaaactaatacataattgggaacctgatttacacgaagacataatttggaacatggtattccacaaactaatacatagtttaaaccatggttgacacaaatatataatatcaaaaaagaaactaaacctaacaagGCCAaatgtttcgtgtgttcgctgccaagaaagaacactcgagggcacactcagtcacccaaactggaaaatccaactGGTGAGGGTGTCCCTGTTCTTCATGCATATATTCGCCGCGAAGAAACAACATTCAtcagtcctcgtcctcgtcggtgctgtcgtcgtggtaGTTCCGGCGCAACGCgtatcgtcgaacaccttgacgcacaTGTCcatgtcgccaaagtaggagaacacgagcacgaagccggtttcgaggcggtggtagcgcgcgaacttctcctagccgatgtggaggtacatcttgccgcgcgtgtcgtagatcacgtcgacgattcaCCGGTAGCAGCCGCAGTCATCCTCCCGCACATGCAGCGAGCGCgggcgctcgtcgccggcgatgtaGTCGGTGAAGGTGTccgacagcctctggatgccgtgtgggtcgcccttgaggacgacgatgaactcgaacagcacgggcccctcctcgtcctgcATGTCCGATGATGAGGACGActacggcgtcgcaggcgacggagAGCGTGCATCTCTGCCGCGGCCgcagccacgaccacgaccatggccgcgagctcggcctccgcctctaccagccatgttgtcgactcttgagatggtggtggcTAGAGTTGGGAAGAgagacgctagggtttgtgtgtgagagagacgatgagaggcggccctttttataggccggagggaggcgggggagcagtggcgctcattaacgccggcacgcagagctaggcgcgatgagacgcttcgctgcgcctctgcggaaactgcatcgtcgctgcgcgccaataacttccgtcgcgaggtaagcgacggttaggttaaaattcaatgtgccgctgacgcgtcggttccgccactccccgccttgcTTTTCGGTGTGTCTGGCGTCTCCGgagcaccggacaccgtatcgagatgcgccggacaaaaattggatttgggggacgcggctgagaaCGTTTTTTTTGTTCCGTCCGCCCTAAATCCCTTTAGGAAAcgatttggggacgcgactgaagatgatcTTAGTAATTAATTATCGCTACTATTCTTCCTAGCCATCTCAGCACAGGTTTTCTCTGCCAGATGTCTGCCCAAAATTCTAGTCACGGTTTTCTTCGTCCATGAGTTGTTGATTAATGTGTCGACGAGTACCCCATTTCACTGTTTCAGGGGTTGATGTGCCAGATATAAAAGCATATAAATAACTGAAATATACGTCCCCGCTCTCAAGGCTATCCGCCGCTCGGATTTGTGGTTCACCTAGGATTTTTCTTGAAAAAGTCTATCCGCCGTTCGTTTGGTTCACCTAGGATTTTTCTTGAAAAAGTCTATCCACTCAAACcatttgcttcaaatccttcatgTGATGTCAAACACAATTTAATCCAAATTCATATAGTTttctattaaaaaataattcaatAGGACAAGACGGTTTGGAAGAGAGGTTCAACACACGTGATAATTTATATGACTTTCAATAACTAATTACCGCTACCTGTCATTGGCATTGAGGCCTTGGTAATGACATTGTAGTTTACAGGACGACTACGAGAATCCTTAAGAAATGTGAgagtttttttttgacaatcaatactacatatattcatagcaacaaatagtacatggtagagatacatgaactgactcaaacgattacaaaataaagtctaaaagatagtaacaaatcttcgaggtcttcaatttctttcttcttccagaacacaatcttgtactctactgaaggcagccaaagatagataacgaaccatagacctgtagataccgacgaaagttgtcccataattttttgagccgcaatggctgcgtgcacgcacgcaaccattaaagcagtcatacaacatcggcaagagtaccaatatCAGTATATCAGGGATAATAACCAAttagctttgtcgtcgtcgatggagagccgagagtacgaatcaccattgtcgagaacGTAGCAGCCGGGAAAAAAACTGCGagaataatcctcctcgcggcaacaacgacaaaagatccaaaatctatctggcgaagcaagatccgaagatcCATACCTAGAAAAgtgtgattgttcaacaccaccattgacgccgggaagaagatctcgtcgccgaacgaaaggccgaagatcacttattgcagacgatgccatctccattgaggggaaaccaacaagaagacggctaccaaaatcctaacagaaTCTAacgaaaacaatacttttattcgaaactccacgcatagatcggattccccactcctcctgacgccggcgaagccgaccggaggagggggaaccaatctatggaggaggatgaactggaggcggctagggttaagGCGGCGGCTAAGAAGAGATACCACGGGAGGAAAAGAATAATGGACCTGGTTTAAGAAATGTGAGAGTTAACATTAATTAGGATGAAGAAATTACCCACGGCAGAAGTATCTGTTAAGTAGCATGGCTTGTGGACAAAGGTGGAGCTATGTGTAACTCGATGGAGGCACCCCCACCCAAGATTTGGTAAAATCACTGAAAAAATAGGGACTTATATAGATAGAAAatatattcaccccccccccccaccaaatctTCCCTGTTTTTAAAAGAAACCCCCCTCTCCCTGACATCCTTTGCTACATCCGCCACTGGTTGGGGCATAGTTATACAATGGACAACAAAGAGAGGGGATATGAGAAGAAAGAGTAACCGGTGTCATAGAAATCATAGAAACTAACAATGAATTAGGGTAGAAAGAGAAATTGTACAATGCTTTTAACTTTTAATGGGCTTCAATGGGATAACGGACATTCCTAAcatctttttattttattatgCATTTCTATAGGACCAATACTACACGTATGTATTACTTGCATATGATTGGTGCGGTGATCGAACACACCAATGCATGTTATAGTGCGCAAGCCGTTGATCATATCAGGTACTCCAGGTCTTAGAGGTTTATTTTATTAGCATAGATAGAACTCATATCTATCATATCCGTTGTCACCACATTTCATATCCGGATTTGGCGCAGATGCCATGAAACATAAAAGGACAAATCACGTTGTTAGAGTATGTATATGAGATAGACTAGGATTCTGGCCTTTGCCTTGTACATTAAGTACCTCTCTTTTACCAAGTGTGGCATTTTGGTGGCAGTGCTACATATAGCTTTTTACTTTCAAACACATAAATTTTgtatttcaaagttttaaaaaaatatgaaacacaATTCTAGACGTAGCCAATGATGTAAGTATGCTACAATTgagtaaaatctcaatgcaaattaatTTGTATTATATGCTACATAAAATTGATAAATCTGACAAACTTAGtcttgaaatgtgcactattcacaacaaaaatttgtcagaatttgttccttttgtgtagcctagaatataaagtagtttgtattgagattttacaccattgtagtataTGTTATTGGcgtttgatgcgtgcagttaacacacgtccgttggaaaccccaagaggaaggtgtgatgcgtacagtagcaagttttccctcagaaagaaaccaaggtttatcgaaccagtaggagccaagaagcacgttgaaggttgatggcggcggagtgtagtgcggcgcaacaccagggattccggcgccaacgtggaacctgcacaacacaatcaaagtactttaccccaacgtaacagtgaggttgtcaatctcaccggcttactgtaaacAGAGGATTAAAAgtattgtgtgaaagatgataattgtttgcgaagaacagtaaagaacaattgcagtagattgtatttcagatgtaaagaattgtaccggggtccacagttcactagtggtgtctctcccataagataaacagatgttgggtgaacaaattacagttgggcaattgacaaataaagaaggcataacaatgcacatacatatatcatgatgagtactatgagatttaatcagggcattacgacaaagtacatagacagctatccagcatgcatctatgcctaaaaagtccaccttcaggttatcatccgaaccccttccagtattaagttgcaaacaacagacaattgcattaagtatggtgcgtaatgtaatcaacacaaatatccttagacaaagcattgatgttttattcctagtggcaacagc contains:
- the LOC124668189 gene encoding phosphatidylinositol transfer protein 3-like, yielding MASVRGAGDAGEGEWLKVAELKAMAGAQDPQAKEVDNLTLRRFLRARDQDVGKASTMLLKFVAWRREAVPDGAIPAEQVRSDIAGQKVSMAGVDRAGRPVMLAFPARHFSANRDMATFKRFIVYLLDNICARIPRGQEKFLCIVDLKGWGYANCDVRAYIAAIEIMQNYYPERLGKALMIHVPYLFMKAWKMVQPFIDANTKDKFVFIDDKKLEETLKRELDESQVPEMYGGKLTLVPLS